One genomic segment of Streptococcus salivarius includes these proteins:
- the pbp3 gene encoding D-alanyl-D-alanine carboxypeptidase PBP3 has translation MKKLQHIIMIALILLGLVTPALAQEQTDNFNVSAKHAIAIEATTGKVLYEKDATTPDGVASMTKILTAYMVYKAVDQGKITWDTEVDISDYPFNLTVDSEVSNVPLDSRKYTVKQLLDATLISSANSAAIALAEKISGSESAFVDTMTAQLKEWGITDAKLFNASGLNNKYLGDNRYPGSKADDENTMSALDVAIIADHLIKDYPQVLEITKQTETDFEGDNKLTTHNYMLEGQDNYREGVDGLKTGTTELAGASFVAHANENGMSLITVVMNADNGGEDEAARFTATNELLDYVTQNWKIKTLNTKGQIVKKNDIKVADGDSQTISAKLESDLTVVQKINSKNDAVKIKAKTITAPIKKGDTIGTATFDDKDLVGTGYISDPPQISVTANQSIKKSFFLKVWWNHIVNFFTGNK, from the coding sequence ATGAAAAAATTACAACACATCATTATGATTGCCTTAATCTTACTAGGCCTAGTAACACCTGCTCTAGCACAAGAACAGACAGATAACTTCAATGTTTCTGCTAAACATGCGATTGCTATCGAAGCAACTACTGGGAAAGTCCTCTATGAAAAGGACGCCACTACTCCTGATGGTGTGGCTTCAATGACTAAAATCCTAACAGCCTACATGGTCTATAAAGCAGTTGACCAAGGAAAAATTACCTGGGACACTGAAGTAGATATTTCAGACTATCCTTTCAACTTAACCGTTGATTCAGAAGTTTCAAATGTCCCACTAGATTCCCGAAAATACACTGTTAAACAGCTCCTGGATGCCACCCTCATTTCCAGCGCTAACAGTGCTGCTATTGCTCTAGCTGAAAAAATCTCAGGATCAGAGAGTGCCTTTGTTGACACTATGACAGCCCAACTTAAAGAATGGGGCATTACAGATGCTAAATTATTTAACGCTTCTGGCCTAAACAATAAATACCTTGGGGATAACCGCTATCCTGGCTCTAAAGCAGATGACGAAAATACTATGAGCGCTCTAGATGTTGCCATTATTGCAGACCACCTCATCAAAGACTATCCTCAGGTACTTGAAATCACCAAGCAAACCGAAACTGATTTCGAAGGTGACAACAAATTAACGACGCACAACTACATGTTGGAGGGGCAAGACAACTACCGTGAAGGCGTTGATGGACTCAAGACTGGAACAACTGAACTTGCAGGGGCATCCTTTGTAGCCCACGCCAATGAAAATGGCATGAGTTTAATTACCGTTGTTATGAATGCGGACAATGGCGGAGAAGATGAAGCAGCCAGATTCACGGCCACAAATGAGTTGCTAGATTATGTGACTCAAAACTGGAAAATCAAAACCCTCAACACCAAGGGACAAATCGTCAAGAAAAATGATATTAAGGTAGCCGATGGAGACAGTCAAACCATCTCTGCTAAACTCGAGTCAGACCTTACAGTCGTTCAAAAAATAAACAGCAAAAATGATGCTGTTAAAATCAAAGCAAAAACTATAACAGCCCCTATCAAAAAAGGTGACACTATTGGAACAGCGACCTTTGATGATAAGGATCTCGTTGGAACAGGTTACATCTCTGATCCACCTCAAATTTCTGTAACAGCTAACCAATCTATCAAGAAAAGTTTCTTCTTAAAAGTTTGGTGGAACCATATCGTTAATTTCTTTACAGGAAACAAGTAA
- the pbp3 gene encoding D-alanyl-D-alanine carboxypeptidase PBP3: MKKLITLMMTFLLCLGSVAPAFATDKKKGYNAAAKHAIAVEANTGKILYEKDATTSTGIGSITKLLTAYMVYKAVDQGDLKWNSKVDISDYPFELTVSTGVSNIPLDARKYTVKQLLDATLISSANSASIALAEEIGGTESKFVDMMKAQLKDWGITDAKIVNASGLNNSYLGDNIYPGSKSDEENTMSAKDVAIIAQHVVKEYPEILDITKKTEADFDGVNKLKTFNYMLKGQPSYRKGVDGLKTGTTDLAGASFVAHSNESGMSIITVILNADNTDTDDYARFTATNDLLNYVVYHWESKTIAKKGQAIGKSQAPVLDGKSKQVTAVAKSDFNIIQKIDANNSKHIKVTTNQVQAPVNSSDKVGTATFEDKSLVGEGYLPNQGMPSMELVAGKEVKKSFFLKVWWNHFVNFVNEKL, encoded by the coding sequence ATGAAAAAACTGATTACGCTTATGATGACCTTCTTACTCTGTCTGGGTAGCGTAGCCCCTGCTTTTGCAACAGATAAGAAAAAAGGATATAATGCCGCAGCCAAACATGCCATCGCTGTCGAAGCTAATACTGGCAAAATTTTATACGAAAAAGATGCAACCACCTCTACGGGGATTGGCTCTATTACCAAGCTTCTAACAGCCTATATGGTTTATAAAGCGGTAGATCAGGGAGACCTCAAGTGGAACAGCAAAGTTGACATTTCTGACTACCCCTTTGAACTAACTGTCAGTACCGGAGTATCTAATATTCCACTAGACGCCCGCAAATACACTGTCAAACAACTTCTTGACGCAACTCTTATTTCCAGTGCCAACAGTGCATCTATTGCTCTAGCCGAGGAAATCGGAGGAACCGAAAGTAAGTTTGTCGACATGATGAAAGCCCAACTTAAAGATTGGGGTATCACTGATGCCAAGATTGTCAATGCCTCTGGTCTCAATAATTCTTACTTAGGTGACAATATCTATCCAGGCTCTAAATCAGACGAAGAAAATACCATGAGTGCTAAAGATGTTGCTATCATTGCACAACACGTAGTGAAAGAATATCCTGAAATTCTCGATATCACTAAAAAAACTGAAGCTGATTTTGATGGTGTCAACAAACTCAAAACCTTCAACTATATGCTCAAGGGACAACCTAGTTACCGTAAAGGAGTGGATGGCCTAAAAACAGGGACCACTGATTTAGCCGGTGCTTCCTTCGTGGCCCACTCAAATGAAAGTGGCATGAGCATTATCACAGTCATTTTGAATGCTGATAATACCGATACTGATGACTACGCCCGTTTCACTGCAACCAATGACCTACTTAATTACGTAGTCTATCATTGGGAAAGCAAGACCATTGCCAAAAAAGGACAAGCCATCGGTAAAAGCCAAGCCCCTGTCCTTGATGGGAAATCTAAGCAAGTCACTGCTGTTGCTAAGTCTGACTTTAATATCATCCAAAAAATAGATGCTAACAATAGTAAACATATTAAAGTTACTACAAATCAAGTCCAAGCCCCTGTCAACTCAAGTGACAAGGTTGGAACTGCTACCTTTGAAGATAAGTCACTTGTAGGAGAAGGTTACTTGCCTAACCAAGGTATGCCTAGCATGGAACTGGTTGCTGGTAAAGAAGTTAAGAAAAGCTTCTTCCTCAAGGTCTGGTGGAATCACTTTGTCAACTTTGTCAACGAAAAACTCTAA